The DNA region CCGCATTAGCATTTCCTAGCAAGTCTTGAGCTATACGCTGTGCTATATCAATTTCTAGCCCTTGGAGGTTTCCTTGGACATCGCGATAACTGAGTGGACGTAAATTGTCTTTCACCGCAACGAGAAAATAGCCGCGTTGTTGAATTTCTGGTAAATTAGCAGCATGGGTAGCGATTGCAAATGGAATTTCCCAGCGTGCAATCGCTGTGCCTGCCCTAATGTTCATGCTAACCGTCAGAAACGAACAAATAAGAATCAGCAGCTGATATTTTACTTTATCCTTGCGATTGTGCCATCTCTGCGACTTTGGCGAAACTGGCTGGATCGAGTATTGCCATTTGTGCCAACATTTTACGATTGAGTTGAACATTGGCTTTCTTCAGGTTTCCAATCAGTTGGCTATAGCTCATATCGTGCTGTCTAGCCGCAGCATTGATGCGGGTAATCCACAACCGACGGAAATCGCGCTTGCGTTTTTTGCGATCGCGATAGGCGCTTCGCAGTGCCTTCATCACTTGCTGATTTGCGGTGCGAAATAGAGTAGAGTGCGAACCGCGAAAACCTTTCGCTAGTTTGAGAATTTTCTTACGGCGCTTGCGCGCGACATTACCACGTTTGACGCGTGTCATAGTTTTTTCCTAAAAGTTAAATTACAAGTATGGCAACATGAAACGAACGTTTTGCTCGTCACGTTCGTTAACGACTTCCATTTGAGAGAGGC from Chroogloeocystis siderophila 5.2 s.c.1 includes:
- the rplT gene encoding 50S ribosomal protein L20, whose product is MTRVKRGNVARKRRKKILKLAKGFRGSHSTLFRTANQQVMKALRSAYRDRKKRKRDFRRLWITRINAAARQHDMSYSQLIGNLKKANVQLNRKMLAQMAILDPASFAKVAEMAQSQG